TACAAGCGTGAATATGGCCGGTTTCAATGGGCGACGAAACATCAGGACTACTCTCTTATCATCAGGCGCTCATTTGTCATTGTATCATGGTAAACAAGTTCGCACTGTTCAGCGCTTGTACGAATCCGTTTGTGCGCCAACTGACATGGCGCGAATCCCGGCCTGTGTTATGCTTGGCTTACTCTTTCCTATAGACTCTGGGGGTGTTGCGATGAGACGGATAGCGGGCGTTCTGGTGGCGTTTATGGCGGTGATGCCGCTCATGGGGGCTGCCGCGCAGGAAGAAACCGGTCCGGCAGAAGTCCTGGCCACTGACGTGATATACATTGTCGTCGAGCGAGATAACCTCGACGGGATTGGCGCGTTTTTCGATGTGCGCGTCGGCTGCATCCGTGAAACCAACAGCCTCGCGCCGGGCCACATCCTGTATCCGGGCGACGAACTCCTGATCAGCGCGGCTTGCCCAGCCTATGACGGCGCAGATGTCGTCATCAATCCGCGACTGAATGCACCGGGTCGCGACGGCTCTGACGGGACGTACGTCGTCCGACCCGAAGACACCCTCGATGAGATCGGCCAGACGCTCAACATTTCTGTCCAGGCCCTCAAGCAGTCGAACAACATTGTGGATGGCCGCACCCTCGAAGCCGGGCAAATCATAGTTATTCCCAAGGACGCGCCTGAGTACGGTGTCTTCCCCGCATTGGATACATCGCGGACCGAGTCGGCGCCGGAGGGCAGCACCTTCTACGTTGTCCAGCCCCAGGAGACCGTCGACGGGATCGGCGCCAAGCTCAACAAGGATCACTACTGTATCCTCGACGCAAACCAGATTACCAACACACGCATGGTTATTCCCGGCACAGCGCTGGTGATCCCCGATGACTGCGGCCCGTATGCCGGCTTCGATGTCGTCCCTGTCCAACAGCAAGAGCAAGGACAGGAGGAGCAGGAACAGGAGGCTCAGGGCTAGCGTCTTCTCGCCTCAAAACAAAAGGGCTGGAGACTTCGGGCAGGCGTCTGCGACGTGTCCGAATCTCCAGCCTTTTCTTTTCTACTGCTGCAAGCCTACGCCCAGGTGATCAGGCCTGGAATAAACGGCGTCGGCAGGAAGTCGTGGTTCGGCAGAACGCGCACCGAGAGTCCGCGGTTACCGCTGTTGTCGCAGCTGATCTTCGTACTGTACACGTAATCGCCGTTCTTGTTCGATACGTGCTGCATGTCCACGGCGGTACCGGTGTCAATATCGCCGTCCGTATTCAACGGGCCGTAATACAACTGGACCGTGACATCCCCGGCCTGAAGCTGCCCAAGGTTGACGACTGCTTTCACCTCGACCTGCTGTCCAACCTTAACGGTATCCGAAGGCACGTCCACCCGGACGACCTTTACGCCGCTCCAAGATTTCTCGATGCCGTTGCGCCATGCCGCAAACGCGAGACCGCGCTTGAGGTCCGGGTGCGTCATCTCATGAGCGCGCTCGTATTCCGGCAGGTAATACTTCTCCGCGTACTCGCGCACCATGCGCCGCGTGTTGAAGAACTTCGCCAGCTTCTTCATGCTCGCCTTGACTTTGCCAATCCACAACCGCGGCAGGGTGTCGCGGCCGCGGTCATAAAACAGCGGCACAATGTCCTGTTCCATGACGTTATACAGCGCTTCAGACTCGATGGCATCCTGGATCTCGCCCGCGCGCTCGCTGTATTCCTCACCCGCACCGATGCCCCATCCGACTTCTGGTGAGTACGCCTCTGCCCACCAGCCATCCAGTGTGCTGAAGTTCAGTCCGCCGTTATAGATAACCTTCATACCACTGGTGCCGCTGGCTTCCTTCGGGCGGCGCGGATTGTTGAGCCACACGTCAACACCCTGGACCAG
The nucleotide sequence above comes from Candidatus Flexicrinis proximus. Encoded proteins:
- a CDS encoding LysM peptidoglycan-binding domain-containing protein, with translation MRRIAGVLVAFMAVMPLMGAAAQEETGPAEVLATDVIYIVVERDNLDGIGAFFDVRVGCIRETNSLAPGHILYPGDELLISAACPAYDGADVVINPRLNAPGRDGSDGTYVVRPEDTLDEIGQTLNISVQALKQSNNIVDGRTLEAGQIIVIPKDAPEYGVFPALDTSRTESAPEGSTFYVVQPQETVDGIGAKLNKDHYCILDANQITNTRMVIPGTALVIPDDCGPYAGFDVVPVQQQEQGQEEQEQEAQG